A region of Roseofilum reptotaenium CS-1145 DNA encodes the following proteins:
- a CDS encoding WecB/TagA/CpsF family glycosyltransferase → MENNPLKSPEPARVMDLPIHLCDDYPGWLLHLLKERQGAHVVTLNAEMTMQARENPALAEVIRQADLVIPDGSGVVLYLQWQGYQIQRFPGIELAQTLLYRIPEFSSSEEVSKGVFFYGGQPGVAEEAAQMWQQHCPDLEIVAQHGYLSEAEQQALLSMLEEKQPYLIYVGLGVPRQELWIAQHRSICPESIWIGVGGSFDIWAGRKDRAPVWLRDRHLEWVYRLYQEPSRWRRMLALPRFAWLSLTQSF, encoded by the coding sequence ATGGAGAATAATCCGCTGAAGAGTCCAGAACCAGCACGGGTGATGGATCTTCCCATTCATTTATGCGACGATTATCCAGGGTGGTTACTGCATCTACTCAAGGAACGTCAAGGAGCACATGTAGTGACTCTGAATGCAGAAATGACTATGCAAGCGCGGGAAAATCCAGCTCTAGCAGAGGTGATCCGCCAAGCAGATTTGGTCATTCCTGATGGATCGGGAGTGGTTTTATACTTGCAATGGCAGGGGTATCAGATCCAGCGCTTTCCCGGTATTGAGTTAGCCCAAACACTGCTTTATCGTATCCCTGAATTTTCTTCATCAGAGGAAGTCTCTAAAGGGGTGTTTTTCTATGGAGGGCAGCCAGGAGTTGCTGAAGAGGCGGCGCAAATGTGGCAGCAGCACTGTCCAGATCTTGAGATCGTGGCGCAACATGGGTATCTGTCTGAAGCTGAACAGCAAGCCCTTTTATCTATGTTAGAAGAAAAACAACCTTACTTGATTTATGTCGGCTTAGGCGTTCCCCGTCAAGAACTCTGGATCGCTCAACATCGCTCGATCTGTCCGGAGTCCATTTGGATTGGAGTAGGGGGCAGTTTTGATATTTGGGCAGGACGAAAAGATCGCGCTCCGGTTTGGTTGCGCGATCGCCATTTAGAATGGGTGTATCGTCTCTACCAAGAACCGAGTCGTTGGCGGAGAATGTTAGCCCTACCTCGGTTTGCCTGGCTATCCTTAACGCAGTCGTTCTGA
- the ftsE gene encoding cell division ATP-binding protein FtsE, whose amino-acid sequence MKTLKQTLQSVRQWWQPSHSPEPSVAGKKIIIQFQNIQKTYNNGTCPLRQISLVVCKGDFLFITGASGAGKSTFLKLIYGAEKPTSGNLTVLGETMTDLKGDRLSQLRRKMGIVFQDYQLIPQKTIAENLTFVLRAQGFSPAQIQRRLPPTLKMLGLSHKANCFPHYLSGGEQQRASLARALVGTPPLLLADEPTGNLDSHNAMQVMKILQKVNRMGITILVTTHDERLIQFLGKPVLSLHQGHLTPVD is encoded by the coding sequence ATGAAAACCCTAAAACAAACGCTACAGTCAGTCCGGCAATGGTGGCAACCGTCTCATTCCCCAGAACCCTCGGTTGCAGGAAAAAAAATCATTATTCAGTTTCAGAACATCCAAAAAACCTATAACAATGGTACTTGTCCCCTGCGCCAAATCTCCTTAGTAGTCTGTAAGGGCGATTTTCTGTTTATTACGGGAGCATCTGGAGCGGGGAAATCGACGTTTCTCAAGCTCATTTATGGGGCAGAAAAGCCCACATCTGGTAACTTGACTGTTTTAGGGGAAACGATGACGGACTTAAAAGGTGATCGCCTTTCCCAACTGCGGCGTAAAATGGGTATTGTCTTCCAAGACTACCAACTTATCCCCCAAAAAACCATTGCTGAAAACCTGACCTTTGTTCTTCGCGCCCAAGGATTTAGCCCTGCACAAATCCAGCGCCGTCTACCCCCTACCCTGAAAATGTTGGGCTTATCCCACAAAGCCAACTGTTTCCCCCATTACCTCTCTGGAGGAGAGCAGCAACGGGCAAGTTTAGCACGCGCTCTGGTGGGGACACCTCCCCTGCTGTTAGCCGATGAACCCACAGGTAACCTGGATTCCCACAACGCCATGCAAGTGATGAAAATCTTACAAAAAGTCAATCGCATGGGCATCACCATTCTGGTAACCACCCATGACGAACGATTGATTCAGTTTTTAGGAAAACCAGTCTTATCTCTCCATCAAGGGCATTTAACCCCTGTTGATTAG
- a CDS encoding pentapeptide repeat-containing protein — protein sequence MKLTHAAVLALFTPLLWLSPAKAENPDHVQQLLETRACMGCDLSGADLSQHHLIGADLRNADLSGANLTEANLEGADLTGANLEGANLTDAFLNQASLHEANLVDVNFTRASLIEVDVTRADMQDLTITEATIYNTQIGVGGLAPEPGEDVEF from the coding sequence ATGAAACTTACACATGCAGCCGTTTTAGCCTTATTTACTCCCCTTCTATGGCTCAGTCCGGCTAAAGCTGAAAATCCCGACCACGTCCAACAACTGCTTGAAACTCGCGCATGTATGGGATGTGACCTCTCTGGTGCAGATTTAAGCCAACACCATTTGATTGGCGCAGATTTACGTAATGCTGATTTATCCGGTGCAAATCTGACCGAAGCAAACTTAGAAGGTGCAGATCTCACCGGTGCTAATCTCGAAGGCGCTAATCTAACCGATGCCTTCCTCAATCAAGCGAGTTTACATGAAGCCAATCTAGTCGATGTTAATTTTACCCGCGCTTCTCTGATTGAAGTGGATGTTACCCGTGCAGATATGCAAGACCTGACGATTACAGAAGCGACCATCTACAATACTCAAATTGGGGTGGGTGGATTAGCTCCAGAACCGGGTGAAGATGTAGAATTCTAA
- the acsF gene encoding magnesium-protoporphyrin IX monomethyl ester (oxidative) cyclase, with the protein MVSSAEKPAFQEIRPGVKVPAKETILTPRFYTTDFDEMAEMDISVNEDELQAILEEFRADYNRHHFVRDEEFNQSWDHIDGETRRLFVEFLERSCTAEFSGFLLYKELGRRLKGKSPVLAECFNLMSRDEARHAGFLNKAMSDFNLSLDLGFLTKSRSYTFFKPKFIFYATYLSEKIGYWRYITIYRHLQKHPEDRVYPIFRFFENWCQDENRHGDFFDAIMKSQPQMLNDWKAKLWSRFFLLSVFATMFLNDIQRSDFYASIGLDAREYDIYVIKKTNETAGRVFPVMLDVDNPKFYEYLDICIENNKKLREIDASSSPKFLKPLQKLPHYLSNGVQFIKLYFMKPIDVTEMEGAVL; encoded by the coding sequence ATGGTAAGCTCGGCTGAAAAACCCGCTTTTCAAGAAATCCGTCCAGGCGTAAAAGTCCCGGCTAAGGAAACTATCCTGACCCCTCGATTCTACACCACAGACTTCGATGAGATGGCTGAGATGGACATCTCTGTAAATGAAGACGAATTGCAAGCGATTCTGGAAGAATTCAGAGCAGATTATAATCGCCATCACTTTGTCCGTGACGAGGAATTTAACCAATCCTGGGATCATATTGATGGTGAAACCCGTCGGTTGTTTGTCGAATTTCTCGAGCGCTCTTGTACCGCTGAGTTTTCTGGTTTCTTACTCTATAAAGAATTAGGCCGTCGTCTCAAGGGTAAAAGTCCAGTGTTGGCAGAATGCTTTAATTTAATGTCCCGTGACGAAGCCCGTCATGCTGGATTTTTGAATAAGGCGATGTCAGACTTCAATCTCTCCTTAGATTTAGGCTTTCTGACCAAAAGTCGGAGCTATACTTTCTTCAAGCCTAAGTTTATTTTCTACGCTACTTACCTGTCTGAAAAAATTGGCTACTGGCGCTATATTACGATCTATCGCCACTTACAGAAACATCCAGAAGATAGAGTGTATCCCATCTTCCGCTTCTTTGAAAATTGGTGTCAGGACGAAAACCGCCATGGTGATTTCTTTGATGCCATTATGAAATCTCAGCCCCAAATGCTCAATGATTGGAAGGCGAAACTCTGGAGTCGTTTCTTCCTGTTGTCGGTGTTTGCGACCATGTTCCTGAATGATATCCAACGGTCAGATTTCTATGCTTCTATTGGTTTAGATGCGCGCGAATACGACATTTATGTGATCAAGAAAACCAATGAAACCGCAGGTCGGGTATTCCCAGTCATGTTGGATGTAGACAATCCGAAATTCTATGAATATTTGGATATTTGCATCGAAAATAATAAGAAATTGCGGGAAATTGATGCTTCTAGCAGTCCCAAGTTCTTAAAACCCCTGCAAAAGCTTCCCCATTACCTTTCTAATGGTGTTCAATTTATCAAACTGTATTTCATGAAACCCATTGATGTGACAGAAATGGAAGGCGCTGTTCTTTAA
- a CDS encoding DUF4346 domain-containing protein, which produces MTDIAQEITAIDNELSKRDIALDPGGYFIIYLDREAGLIGTKHFTNIINDRGLAVDPDTGKVIPAKGKVERTASQVYTARTAKELCVKLFETNPPCGVTMFDHAAYLGRELVRAEFALIQGTEYIQD; this is translated from the coding sequence ATGACTGATATTGCCCAAGAGATTACTGCCATTGATAACGAACTCTCGAAGCGAGATATTGCTCTCGATCCGGGAGGGTATTTTATTATTTACCTTGACCGAGAAGCTGGGCTGATTGGCACCAAGCATTTTACTAATATTATCAACGATCGCGGTCTGGCAGTCGATCCCGACACTGGAAAGGTTATTCCTGCCAAAGGGAAAGTGGAACGAACCGCGAGTCAGGTTTACACAGCGCGAACGGCAAAGGAATTGTGCGTCAAACTCTTTGAAACCAATCCTCCCTGCGGAGTGACGATGTTCGATCATGCGGCGTATCTGGGACGGGAGTTGGTGCGGGCAGAGTTCGCCCTGATTCAGGGTACAGAGTATATCCAAGATTAA